From Rhodococcus sp. B7740, one genomic window encodes:
- a CDS encoding esterase/lipase family protein has protein sequence MTTSRSTLRATRKAATVRAAMIAAMACSLTLGAGVAAQAQPAPAPAPPAPPATVQGATVVPPGPTEASPKAADQGIAQPNIQSAAPATVTYDPRTETTGYGPEQKNFLAGFLYSIVNPNVAPQGANDWNCKPSAAHPRPVVLLHGTWENAYNNFARMSPALKKEGYCIFALNYGDSDPSIVGNLPSLRGTASVASSAKEIATYIDAVRTATGSAQVDIVGHSQGGLVTRQYLRFEGGANPADPTKNKVNTVVSVAGSNHGTTLVGIGTLGRTINNLGLNVLGVVGAIAGPAASDQVIDSALVKGLAVGGDTDPGIKYTVIGTKYDEVVTPYKTTFLTAGPGATVNNVTLQDGCGIDLSDHLSISVSPRAIGIVKNALDPKGFPTKSIPCAFNSPITGG, from the coding sequence ATGACCACTTCTCGGTCCACCCTCCGCGCAACGCGGAAGGCAGCGACGGTGCGCGCTGCGATGATCGCGGCAATGGCGTGCTCACTCACCCTCGGTGCCGGTGTCGCAGCACAGGCACAGCCCGCGCCCGCACCTGCCCCGCCTGCCCCGCCTGCCACCGTGCAGGGTGCCACTGTCGTTCCACCCGGCCCGACCGAGGCATCACCGAAGGCAGCCGACCAGGGTATCGCCCAGCCGAACATCCAATCGGCCGCTCCCGCGACCGTCACCTACGACCCACGGACCGAGACCACGGGTTACGGACCGGAACAGAAGAACTTCCTGGCCGGATTCCTCTACAGCATCGTCAATCCCAATGTCGCACCTCAGGGTGCCAACGACTGGAACTGCAAGCCGTCGGCGGCGCATCCGCGTCCGGTGGTGCTGCTGCACGGCACCTGGGAGAACGCCTACAACAACTTCGCGCGGATGTCGCCTGCGCTCAAGAAGGAGGGCTACTGCATCTTCGCGCTGAACTACGGTGACAGCGACCCGAGCATCGTCGGCAACCTCCCGTCACTGCGCGGTACCGCATCCGTTGCATCCAGCGCGAAGGAGATCGCCACGTACATCGACGCCGTGCGTACCGCGACCGGTTCTGCGCAGGTCGATATCGTCGGCCATTCCCAGGGCGGACTCGTCACCCGCCAGTACCTTCGCTTCGAGGGTGGTGCCAACCCCGCCGATCCGACCAAGAACAAGGTGAACACCGTCGTGAGCGTCGCCGGGTCCAACCACGGCACCACTCTCGTCGGAATCGGCACGCTCGGTCGCACGATCAACAACCTGGGTCTGAACGTGCTCGGCGTCGTCGGTGCCATCGCCGGACCCGCCGCCTCGGACCAGGTCATCGATTCCGCTCTGGTCAAGGGATTGGCAGTGGGCGGCGACACCGACCCCGGCATCAAGTACACCGTGATCGGTACCAAGTACGACGAGGTGGTGACCCCCTACAAGACGACGTTCCTCACCGCGGGTCCCGGTGCCACGGTCAACAACGTCACGTTGCAGGACGGCTGCGGCATCGATCTGTCCGATCACCTGTCGATCTCGGTCTCGCCTCGAGCGATCGGCATCGTGAAGAACGCACTGGATCCGAAGGGCTTCCCCACGAAGTCGATCCCGTGTGCCTTCAACTCACCTATCACCGGCGGCTAG
- a CDS encoding LLM class flavin-dependent oxidoreductase, producing MPTPSHPLLSLGFLTIGLFDESDPARGHESTLNIIELGEQLGFDSAWLRHRHLQFGISSPIAVMAAASQRTHRIALGTAVTPLGWENPLRLAEDLATVDVLSGGRINPGVSVGQPMQFDRVKHSLYPDTADTEDFGYERVSRLLGFVAGEPASTWSGTEGIESYSARVQPHSPGLRGRMWYGGASLRSAQWAGENEMNLLVSSVVRAEESTDFDDIQLSHIRRFRRFHPAGNDARVSQGLVVIPTDSASPSQTAKYEEYARERSARTLEPQGPARMMFAPDLVGTSDVIAEKLYANKSFREVDEVAFALPFSFDHEDYVQILTDMAHTLGPALGWAPAQQ from the coding sequence GTGCCTACGCCTTCTCACCCGTTGCTGTCGCTCGGATTTCTCACGATCGGGCTCTTCGACGAGTCCGATCCAGCACGCGGCCACGAATCGACGCTGAACATCATCGAACTCGGCGAGCAGCTCGGCTTCGACAGTGCATGGCTTCGGCACCGCCACCTGCAGTTCGGAATATCGTCGCCCATCGCAGTCATGGCTGCGGCGTCGCAGCGGACCCACCGGATAGCGCTCGGTACAGCAGTGACGCCACTGGGTTGGGAGAACCCACTGCGACTGGCAGAGGACCTGGCGACGGTCGACGTGTTATCCGGTGGGCGGATCAATCCCGGAGTCAGTGTGGGACAACCGATGCAGTTCGACCGGGTCAAGCATTCGCTCTATCCCGACACCGCGGATACCGAGGATTTCGGGTACGAACGGGTCTCGAGGCTGCTCGGGTTCGTCGCCGGGGAGCCGGCGTCGACGTGGTCGGGGACCGAGGGCATCGAGTCGTATTCCGCTCGCGTGCAGCCGCATTCACCCGGTCTGCGTGGTCGGATGTGGTACGGGGGAGCGAGCCTGCGGTCGGCGCAGTGGGCCGGTGAGAACGAGATGAATCTTCTGGTCAGCAGCGTGGTGCGCGCCGAGGAGTCGACCGATTTCGACGACATCCAGCTCTCCCACATCCGGCGCTTTCGTCGGTTTCACCCGGCCGGGAACGATGCGAGGGTCTCGCAAGGGTTGGTGGTGATCCCGACCGACAGTGCGAGCCCGTCGCAGACGGCCAAGTACGAGGAGTACGCGCGTGAGCGATCGGCACGCACGCTCGAGCCACAGGGTCCGGCTCGGATGATGTTCGCGCCCGACCTCGTCGGGACTTCGGACGTGATCGCCGAGAAGTTGTACGCCAACAAGTCTTTTCGTGAGGTGGACGAGGTGGCGTTCGCACTGCCGTTCAGCTTCGACCACGAGGACTACGTGCAGATTCTGACCGACATGGCACACACGCTCGGGCCCGCACTCGGATGGGCACCTGCACAGCAGTGA
- a CDS encoding glycosyltransferase family 2 protein has product MKTVVVTVVSGRHEHLAAQMRGLGTSTAEQVEHVVVSMGDNMIADLLDRTGSPAIYLEMPAQHPLPLAGARNLGAAAAIDRGAELLVFLDVDCIPGPETIERYRRAATLPGNERSLLCGPVTYLKEKDIGAEGEVLNSLTAPHPARPNPPVDTVEHGDNFDLFWSLSFAVGAATWAELGGFCEDYTGYGGEDTDFAATAEASGIGLRWVGGAHAYHQFHPVSDPPVEHLDDIVTNARTFFDRWGRWPMIGWLDAFAARGLVEFDGSRIRRTADRFV; this is encoded by the coding sequence GTGAAGACCGTCGTCGTCACCGTGGTGTCCGGACGACACGAGCACTTGGCCGCGCAGATGCGTGGTCTGGGTACATCGACAGCAGAGCAGGTCGAGCACGTCGTCGTGTCCATGGGCGACAACATGATTGCCGACCTGCTCGACCGAACCGGTTCGCCCGCCATCTATCTCGAGATGCCTGCGCAGCATCCGCTGCCGCTGGCGGGTGCTCGCAATCTGGGTGCGGCCGCGGCAATCGATCGCGGCGCGGAGTTGCTGGTGTTCCTGGACGTGGACTGCATCCCCGGTCCGGAGACGATCGAGCGATACCGGCGTGCGGCAACACTGCCCGGCAACGAGCGATCGCTGCTCTGTGGTCCGGTGACCTACCTGAAAGAGAAGGACATCGGTGCCGAGGGTGAGGTCCTGAACTCTCTGACCGCGCCGCATCCGGCGCGGCCGAACCCACCGGTCGACACCGTCGAGCACGGAGACAACTTCGACCTGTTCTGGTCACTGTCCTTCGCGGTCGGGGCGGCGACCTGGGCCGAACTCGGCGGCTTCTGCGAGGACTACACCGGCTACGGCGGTGAGGACACCGATTTCGCAGCGACCGCGGAGGCGTCGGGCATCGGGTTGCGGTGGGTCGGCGGGGCGCACGCCTACCACCAGTTCCATCCGGTCTCCGATCCTCCGGTGGAACATCTCGACGACATCGTCACCAACGCGCGCACGTTCTTCGATCGATGGGGTCGGTGGCCGATGATCGGCTGGCTCGACGCCTTCGCCGCACGCGGCCTCGTCGAGTTCGACGGCTCCCGGATTCGCCGCACGGCCGACCGATTCGTTTAG
- a CDS encoding glycosyltransferase yields MIGYYAHHHGVGHITRSDAIARSMAEPMTVLSSRARPAAHAAAEWISLPLDVDDSVESDAAEDSSAGGVLHWAPHDVDGLTERMAIIAEWVARERPRAVVVDVSVEVAMFLRLMGVRVIVMAIPGERDDPIHDLAYRAATHIVAPWSREVYDPTWLRPFAEKTTYAGSISRFAERERVTAHADPTVVVLGAAGGTELTRDLVDSWSAVDARFEFRALGVAGGDWVDDVWPVLCSAALVVTHAGQNAVADVAASGVPAIVVPQARPFEEQSATGRALAHGSVAEVLDTWPSVARWHAAANRALDIGGGRWSALRTVGAPARAARAIEQAAPRAVRQ; encoded by the coding sequence ATGATCGGGTATTACGCGCACCACCACGGGGTCGGTCACATCACCCGTTCCGATGCCATCGCGCGGTCGATGGCAGAGCCGATGACGGTGCTGTCCTCGCGCGCTCGACCGGCAGCGCATGCGGCGGCCGAGTGGATCTCGCTTCCGCTCGACGTCGACGATTCCGTCGAAAGTGATGCCGCGGAGGACAGTTCGGCCGGAGGGGTGCTGCACTGGGCACCTCACGACGTGGACGGTCTGACCGAGCGGATGGCGATCATCGCGGAGTGGGTGGCGCGCGAGCGGCCGCGAGCGGTGGTGGTCGACGTATCGGTGGAAGTGGCGATGTTCTTGCGACTGATGGGTGTTCGGGTGATCGTGATGGCAATACCCGGGGAGCGGGACGATCCGATTCACGACCTCGCCTATCGCGCGGCGACCCACATCGTCGCGCCGTGGTCACGCGAGGTCTACGACCCGACCTGGCTGCGTCCCTTCGCGGAGAAGACCACCTATGCCGGCTCGATCAGTCGATTCGCCGAGCGCGAGCGAGTCACTGCCCATGCCGATCCGACGGTGGTGGTTCTGGGTGCCGCCGGTGGCACGGAGCTGACCCGAGACCTTGTTGACTCGTGGTCGGCGGTGGACGCCCGATTCGAGTTCCGCGCACTCGGCGTGGCAGGGGGCGACTGGGTGGACGACGTGTGGCCGGTGTTGTGTTCGGCAGCACTCGTCGTCACGCACGCCGGCCAGAACGCCGTCGCCGACGTCGCCGCCTCGGGCGTGCCCGCCATCGTCGTGCCGCAGGCTCGACCCTTCGAAGAACAGTCGGCCACCGGACGGGCCCTGGCCCACGGGTCGGTCGCCGAGGTGCTCGACACGTGGCCGTCCGTCGCGCGGTGGCACGCAGCGGCGAACCGCGCTCTCGACATCGGTGGCGGTCGGTGGTCGGCATTGCGTACCGTGGGTGCACCTGCCCGCGCCGCCAGGGCGATCGAGCAGGCCGCACCTCGCGCGGTGCGACAGTGA
- a CDS encoding glycosyltransferase has translation MNENPLRIAVLASSSFPVAQPFAGGLEAHVYNLVRALTERGHQVSLFAADGSSVDLDATLLPVRTLDLTPISIADVAITPTAIREHHAYLAVMLELAGTLSRSFDIVHNHSLHYLPLAMSATLSVPMVTTLHTPPFAWLESAVALAPPGANTFAAVSEFAASQWADVTAGTVVIRNGISLADWPFGTGGDYVVWSGRVVPEKGVHLAIAAAKEAGRSLRIAGPLSNLEYFHEFVEPMLDENIRYVGHLDQPALAALVAGAEVALVSPVWSEPYGLVVAEALACGTPVAAFARGGIPEIVDASSGVLVAADDVHGLAAAIPAAAALRRSDVRARAEQVCSMDRMVDEYEALYHSTLAAAADKLDDRLAIA, from the coding sequence TTGAACGAGAACCCACTTCGCATCGCGGTGCTGGCGTCATCGAGTTTTCCGGTGGCACAGCCTTTCGCGGGCGGCCTGGAGGCACATGTCTACAACCTGGTGCGTGCGCTCACCGAGCGCGGGCATCAGGTGAGTCTGTTCGCTGCGGACGGGTCGAGCGTCGACCTGGATGCGACCCTGCTACCGGTGCGGACGTTGGATCTGACGCCGATCTCCATCGCCGACGTCGCGATCACACCCACCGCGATTCGTGAGCATCATGCGTATCTGGCGGTGATGCTCGAACTCGCCGGAACACTGTCTCGGTCCTTCGACATCGTGCACAACCACAGCCTGCACTACCTGCCGCTGGCGATGTCGGCGACGCTGTCGGTACCGATGGTGACGACACTGCACACACCGCCGTTCGCGTGGCTGGAGTCCGCAGTTGCGCTGGCCCCTCCCGGTGCCAACACGTTTGCCGCGGTCAGCGAGTTCGCCGCCTCGCAGTGGGCCGATGTCACCGCCGGGACCGTCGTCATTCGCAACGGAATCTCCCTGGCGGACTGGCCGTTCGGTACCGGCGGAGACTACGTGGTGTGGTCGGGTCGGGTGGTCCCCGAGAAAGGGGTGCACCTGGCCATTGCGGCTGCGAAGGAAGCAGGCCGCTCGCTGCGTATCGCCGGACCGCTGAGCAATCTCGAGTATTTTCACGAGTTCGTCGAGCCGATGCTCGACGAGAACATCCGCTACGTCGGTCACCTCGATCAGCCCGCTTTGGCGGCGTTGGTGGCCGGTGCCGAGGTAGCGCTCGTCTCACCGGTCTGGTCCGAGCCGTACGGCCTGGTGGTGGCGGAAGCACTCGCCTGCGGCACTCCGGTCGCCGCGTTCGCACGAGGCGGCATACCGGAGATCGTCGATGCATCGTCGGGAGTGCTGGTAGCGGCCGACGACGTACACGGCCTCGCGGCGGCGATCCCCGCGGCGGCAGCGCTGAGAAGGTCGGACGTCCGGGCGCGCGCGGAGCAGGTGTGCTCGATGGATCGGATGGTGGACGAGTACGAGGCGCTGTACCACTCGACACTGGCTGCGGCTGCGGACAAGCTCGACGACCGGCTCGCGATCGCATGA
- a CDS encoding glycosyltransferase, whose protein sequence is MIRVASVPSSHAYVRHLQRVVGDSAHAASAEPSVIVLPDPAPVRMDVPNQWWPPRLLDARWLAEQTDVDFDVLHVHFGFESFSPDELTRTVDHLRAHRQPLVLTVHDLHNPHFADNADHLRQLDVLVRAAAAVITLTAGAAARIHDRWGVEATVVEHPHVVPLERMALPRPVSDSFVIGVHAKNLRSNIDALAVMDAVVEAARALPDATVRLDIDEDVFEHSSHWYNPTVGAKLLDYNSFPDVDVRVHRRFDDDALWDYLSSIDVSVLPYRFGTHSGWLEACRDLGTAVVASDCGFYADQARVHSFRMGIDSFDPASLVSAVRASHAERVPAVDSGTRSEQRQRIAATHAAIYSAVIKEMR, encoded by the coding sequence ATGATCCGCGTTGCATCGGTTCCGTCCTCGCACGCCTATGTCCGACACCTGCAGCGCGTCGTCGGCGACTCCGCACACGCGGCGTCGGCCGAACCGTCGGTGATCGTGCTGCCCGATCCGGCCCCTGTTCGAATGGACGTACCCAACCAGTGGTGGCCGCCACGGTTGCTCGATGCTCGGTGGCTAGCCGAACAGACTGACGTGGACTTCGACGTGCTGCACGTGCATTTCGGGTTCGAGTCCTTTTCCCCGGACGAGCTCACCCGTACCGTCGACCATCTACGCGCCCACCGGCAGCCGTTGGTCCTGACGGTCCACGACCTGCACAATCCCCATTTCGCGGACAACGCCGATCACCTCCGGCAGTTGGACGTACTGGTTCGCGCGGCCGCCGCCGTCATCACCCTCACCGCGGGTGCTGCTGCTCGGATTCACGATCGGTGGGGCGTCGAGGCAACGGTGGTCGAGCATCCGCACGTCGTGCCGCTCGAGCGGATGGCACTCCCGCGCCCGGTGTCGGATTCGTTCGTCATCGGTGTCCACGCCAAGAATCTGAGGTCCAACATCGACGCGTTGGCAGTGATGGACGCTGTGGTCGAGGCCGCTCGGGCGCTACCCGACGCAACGGTGAGACTGGACATCGACGAGGACGTCTTCGAGCACTCCAGCCACTGGTACAACCCGACGGTCGGCGCGAAGCTGCTGGACTACAACAGCTTTCCCGACGTCGACGTACGCGTGCACCGACGTTTCGACGACGACGCGCTCTGGGACTATCTGTCGTCGATCGATGTCTCGGTGCTGCCGTATCGATTCGGAACACACTCGGGCTGGCTCGAGGCCTGCCGCGACCTCGGTACCGCCGTCGTCGCATCCGACTGCGGCTTCTACGCAGATCAGGCGCGGGTGCACAGCTTCCGGATGGGCATCGACTCGTTCGATCCCGCCTCGCTCGTCTCTGCCGTGCGGGCATCGCACGCAGAACGCGTTCCGGCAGTCGATTCCGGAACCAGATCAGAACAACGTCAACGAATCGCAGCAACTCATGCGGCGATCTATTCAGCAGTGATCAAGGAGATGCGTTGA
- a CDS encoding WcbI family polysaccharide biosynthesis putative acetyltransferase: MDGRTRHYGDFYGISSEPSRSQHDGPLLLVWGNCQAEALRILLASDPAMPMRTVRIPPVHELESSDLSHVDRLVRQASVLLTQPVRAGYRSLPLGVPDLVDALPPDATVVRWPVLRYSGLHPFQVIVRHPSAPAAVPNMVPYHDLRTILAVHRGLGSDADWDVPVSEDGLRRAADASLDELRRREDRDTDIVASDLFRDAGRHATHTINHATNVVLTGLAQRVLDHLNTGSTVRDPGRELLGGVRAPVEGRVLNALGLHGDPRPNWSVDGSDLTPDSVHRAHLQWYAARPEFVGAALERHAELIRTLELAP; encoded by the coding sequence ATGGACGGGCGCACCCGCCACTACGGCGACTTCTACGGCATATCGAGCGAGCCGAGTCGCTCCCAGCACGACGGACCGCTACTCCTCGTCTGGGGAAATTGCCAGGCCGAGGCGCTGCGCATCCTCCTTGCCTCCGATCCGGCCATGCCGATGCGGACCGTCCGCATTCCACCGGTGCACGAACTCGAATCCTCCGATCTGTCCCACGTCGACCGACTCGTGCGGCAGGCGTCGGTGCTGCTCACCCAACCGGTTCGAGCCGGCTATCGGTCGCTGCCCCTGGGCGTGCCCGATCTGGTCGACGCGCTACCGCCCGACGCCACCGTGGTGCGTTGGCCGGTGCTCCGATATTCGGGGTTGCACCCCTTCCAGGTCATCGTTCGCCACCCCAGTGCCCCGGCTGCAGTTCCGAACATGGTGCCCTATCACGACTTGCGCACGATCCTCGCGGTCCATCGCGGCCTCGGCAGCGACGCGGACTGGGACGTTCCGGTCTCGGAGGACGGTCTACGTCGGGCAGCCGATGCCAGTCTCGACGAGTTGCGTCGACGCGAGGACCGAGACACCGATATCGTTGCGTCCGATCTGTTTCGAGACGCGGGCCGCCATGCCACGCACACGATCAACCATGCGACCAACGTGGTGCTCACCGGCCTGGCTCAGCGAGTACTCGACCACCTGAACACCGGTAGTACGGTCCGGGATCCAGGGCGGGAGCTGCTCGGAGGTGTTCGCGCGCCCGTCGAGGGTCGAGTGCTGAATGCGCTCGGCCTGCACGGCGATCCACGACCGAACTGGTCGGTCGACGGCTCCGACCTGACGCCGGATTCCGTTCACCGCGCTCACCTGCAGTGGTACGCAGCTCGTCCCGAATTCGTCGGCGCGGCCCTCGAACGACACGCCGAGCTGATCCGAACCCTGGAGCTGGCACCGTGA
- a CDS encoding glycosyltransferase, which translates to MTGPVHHLVVGPNEHGVVRCARELASATGSPVISDLEHPPSDTALHVHFTDRLFGRNATEAADGFAALAERHRAPITVTVHDVPQASDGHAFEARKDCYRRVIDCAAIVVVSSMHERLLLEDILDRRHDVRVIPLPIGRAAERTADGVAPRKVVGVLGFVYPGKGHEEVLGAMTSLDADVDVLSIGSASPGHESMIDELVSAAEQLGRSFTSTGFVPDAELDEILRSVAIPVAFHRHVSASGSINSWIAAGRRPLVPRGRYVEEMETNSPGALWIHDNSIEGLAAAMAEALRHPDMTWQQHDVVAYPTLEQAAVLYRALFDEQRAKAAKELPDGRWVVPGNRWDLAPSVDRNPRVSVVIPYFRQQRQLEFVLTALTLQSYPATLLQVIVADDGSPDAPDVDIFLPALDITVVRQEDRGFRAAAARNLGASVADGEILCFLDADTVPEPEYIAESVRLTGAVPDALTVGRRRHADLTGWTAEDVAGWFGGGSHGPPELSEPGWLRDGYSRSRDLLDADRRSYRFVISAVMSCSRELFSDIGGFDETFVGYGGEDWDFAHRAYDAGAVLAHLPAAVAWHDGPEWAERTGGDRERKNLEALMLSSRITDPAARTHGLVYAVPETIVIVDATGHSSASLLSTVGSVLRQHDCAVWIDGPDAASLREQWGDVDPRIRSGRPGDTGRSHIVVHVRGLVLFGEHSLRRMLATGADRMTVDVGGSGVVECRSSRSRARAARWADALGRDPLDVAEDLFGHTHRTAVEFGISTGEHQPDLSW; encoded by the coding sequence GTGACCGGACCGGTACATCATCTGGTGGTGGGACCGAACGAGCACGGGGTCGTCCGCTGCGCCCGCGAATTGGCCTCCGCAACAGGCAGTCCGGTGATCTCCGACCTCGAGCATCCTCCCTCCGACACGGCACTCCACGTGCACTTCACCGACCGGCTGTTCGGACGTAACGCAACCGAGGCCGCAGACGGATTCGCCGCGCTCGCCGAACGCCATCGAGCGCCCATCACCGTCACGGTCCACGATGTGCCGCAGGCATCCGACGGCCACGCATTCGAGGCGCGGAAGGACTGCTACCGACGGGTGATCGACTGCGCGGCAATCGTGGTGGTCTCCAGCATGCACGAGCGACTACTGCTCGAGGACATCCTGGATCGCAGGCACGACGTTCGGGTCATCCCGCTCCCGATCGGACGCGCGGCGGAGCGGACAGCGGACGGCGTCGCCCCGCGAAAGGTCGTCGGCGTACTCGGGTTCGTCTATCCGGGCAAGGGGCACGAGGAGGTACTCGGCGCCATGACGTCGCTGGACGCCGACGTCGACGTTCTCTCCATCGGTTCCGCGTCACCGGGACACGAATCCATGATCGACGAACTCGTTTCTGCTGCAGAGCAACTCGGCCGATCGTTCACCTCGACCGGTTTCGTTCCCGACGCCGAGCTCGACGAGATCCTGCGGTCGGTCGCCATTCCCGTTGCGTTCCATCGACATGTGTCGGCATCGGGTTCGATCAATTCCTGGATCGCGGCAGGCCGTCGACCACTCGTCCCGCGGGGTCGGTACGTGGAGGAGATGGAGACCAACTCCCCCGGGGCCCTGTGGATTCACGACAATTCGATCGAGGGCCTCGCCGCTGCGATGGCAGAGGCTCTACGCCATCCCGACATGACATGGCAGCAGCACGACGTGGTCGCCTACCCCACGCTCGAGCAGGCGGCCGTGCTGTACCGCGCATTGTTCGACGAACAGCGTGCGAAAGCGGCCAAGGAGCTGCCCGACGGCCGGTGGGTGGTACCGGGCAATCGGTGGGATCTCGCCCCGTCTGTCGATCGCAACCCGCGAGTGTCCGTGGTGATTCCATACTTTCGTCAGCAGCGTCAGCTGGAGTTCGTACTCACTGCGCTGACGTTGCAGAGCTATCCGGCCACCCTGCTCCAGGTGATCGTCGCCGACGACGGGTCGCCCGACGCGCCGGACGTCGATATCTTCCTGCCCGCTCTCGACATCACCGTCGTTCGACAGGAGGACCGCGGCTTCCGTGCAGCGGCGGCGCGCAATCTCGGTGCATCGGTCGCCGACGGGGAGATTCTGTGTTTTCTGGACGCGGATACGGTCCCCGAACCCGAGTACATCGCGGAGTCGGTGCGGCTGACCGGGGCAGTTCCCGATGCGCTCACCGTGGGTCGGCGACGCCACGCCGATCTGACGGGCTGGACCGCCGAGGACGTGGCCGGGTGGTTCGGCGGAGGTTCGCACGGACCGCCGGAACTGTCGGAGCCGGGGTGGCTTCGGGACGGGTACTCGCGCTCACGCGACTTGCTCGATGCCGATCGACGTTCGTACCGATTCGTCATCAGCGCCGTGATGTCGTGCAGCCGTGAATTGTTTTCCGACATCGGTGGATTCGACGAGACCTTCGTCGGATACGGCGGAGAGGACTGGGACTTCGCGCATCGCGCGTACGACGCCGGTGCCGTCCTGGCGCACCTGCCTGCCGCCGTCGCCTGGCACGACGGACCCGAATGGGCCGAGCGTACGGGCGGGGATCGGGAACGCAAGAACCTCGAAGCGCTGATGCTGTCTTCCCGCATCACCGACCCGGCCGCTCGTACCCACGGTCTCGTCTATGCCGTGCCCGAGACGATCGTGATCGTCGATGCAACCGGGCACAGCTCGGCGTCACTGCTGTCCACCGTCGGATCGGTTCTGCGCCAACATGACTGCGCGGTGTGGATCGACGGTCCCGACGCAGCGTCGTTGCGAGAGCAGTGGGGTGACGTCGACCCGCGCATTCGTTCGGGTCGGCCCGGCGACACCGGCCGCAGCCATATTGTCGTGCACGTGCGCGGACTCGTACTGTTCGGTGAGCACTCTCTGCGCCGCATGCTGGCAACCGGTGCCGATCGTATGACCGTGGACGTCGGCGGCAGCGGCGTCGTCGAGTGTCGCAGTTCGCGTTCGCGGGCGCGTGCGGCGCGGTGGGCCGATGCACTCGGTCGTGATCCGCTCGACGTGGCCGAGGATCTCTTCGGGCACACGCACCGCACAGCCGTCGAGTTCGGGATCTCGACCGGTGAGCATCAACCGGATCTGTCCTGGTGA
- a CDS encoding CDP-alcohol phosphatidyltransferase family protein has protein sequence MRIENAVGGYSASKSRRATAGHLLVEFLSVSGEQGFSMVNQRSTSQQHGTSARPATRDEYLSTWSTLHNGIDPSSSALVSGWLRVVYSLSAPLVRASVSAHAVTLTAVVVAGAAVALSRPGTSAPLIAALLIVISGLLDGIDGGVAMIGRSQSQWGYLLDTVADRCSDLLLLASGLALGAPMPLVVAVGVVTLLHEMARARAVGSGIEDVGFLTIWERPSRVIAAAVTATVAGAAPAAAGTSATIGMSVTCALAAVGFTQLMFGLHRRADRIRR, from the coding sequence GTGCGGATTGAGAACGCCGTGGGCGGGTACTCCGCTTCGAAGTCTCGACGCGCAACAGCCGGTCACCTGCTCGTCGAGTTCCTCTCAGTCAGTGGCGAGCAAGGGTTCTCGATGGTCAATCAGCGCAGTACGTCGCAGCAGCACGGAACGTCGGCACGGCCGGCGACTCGCGACGAGTATCTGTCGACGTGGTCGACACTGCACAACGGCATCGATCCTTCCTCGTCCGCGTTGGTCTCGGGTTGGCTTCGCGTGGTCTATTCGCTGAGCGCGCCGCTGGTTCGCGCGTCCGTCTCCGCCCACGCCGTCACCCTCACCGCCGTGGTCGTGGCAGGGGCTGCAGTGGCGCTGTCGCGACCCGGTACCTCCGCACCGTTGATCGCGGCGCTGCTCATCGTGATCTCCGGCCTGCTGGACGGCATCGACGGCGGGGTCGCGATGATCGGCCGTTCCCAATCTCAGTGGGGGTACCTGCTCGACACCGTCGCCGATCGCTGCAGCGACCTGCTGCTGTTGGCGAGCGGTCTCGCTCTGGGTGCCCCGATGCCGCTCGTCGTCGCGGTCGGCGTGGTGACGTTGCTGCACGAGATGGCCCGTGCCCGCGCGGTGGGTTCCGGCATCGAGGACGTCGGCTTCCTGACGATATGGGAGCGTCCCTCGCGGGTGATCGCGGCTGCGGTCACGGCGACGGTCGCCGGGGCAGCGCCTGCTGCTGCGGGGACGTCGGCGACCATCGGGATGTCGGTGACGTGCGCGCTCGCGGCCGTCGGGTTCACCCAGTTGATGTTCGGGTTGCATCGTCGAGCCGATCGAATTCGGCGGTGA